In Xenopus laevis strain J_2021 chromosome 2S, Xenopus_laevis_v10.1, whole genome shotgun sequence, a genomic segment contains:
- the ets2.S gene encoding protein c-ets-2-A has product MTEFGIRNMDQVAPVYNGHRAMLKRQLAFDNVSVPTSLYSGLFSAYEEEQAVPTGLDSYSHDSSSCELPLLTPCSKAVMSQALKNTFNGFAKERFRLGILSNPWLWDENNVFQWLLWAAKEFSLQNVNFQKFLMNGHELCSLGKERFLALAPDFVGDILWEHLEEMMKEHQEKAQEPYIDHSNQDSINHWMNADSLNFTTDPLQCGAQVHNYPKNGMFNEMCSVPTGQTLLHPKQEFQQYSSSCLKSRAVNYSPASQDFARSNMNALLNSLNSGKLRDYDSGDSGTESFESTESLLQSWTSQSSLVDMQRVPSYDGFEEDGSQALCLNKPPMSFKDYIQDRCEPAELGKPVIPASILAGFTGSGPIQLWQFLLELLTDKSCQSFISWTGDGWEFKLTDPDEVARRWGKRKNKPKMNYEKLSRGLRYYYDKNIIHKTSGKRYVYRFVCDLHNLLGYTPDELHAMLGVQPDTDE; this is encoded by the exons CGCCAGTTAGCGTTCGACAATGTCAGCGTGCCGACCTCCCTCTACTCTGGCTTGTTTTCTGCTTATGAAGAAGAACAGGCGGTACCAACGGGCCTAGACTCTTACTCTCATG aTTCCAGCAGCTGTGAGTTACCCCTGCTTACCCCGTGCAGCAAAGCTGTGATGAGTCAAGCGCTGAAAAATACGTTTAATGGTTTTGCAAAGGAACGATTCAGACTTGGCATCCTCAGCA ATCCGTGGCTTTGGGATGAGAATAATGTGTTTCAGTGGCTTTTGTGGGCCGCCAAGGAATTCTCCCTGCAGAACGTGAATTTTCAGAAGTTTCTCATGAATGGACACGAGCTGTGCAGCCTCGGGAAGGAAAGGTTTTTGGCTCTGGCTCCTGACTTTGTTGGGGACATCCTTTGGGAGCATCTGGAAGAAATGATGAAAG AACAtcaagaaaaggcacaggagcCGTATATTGACCATTCTAACCAGGACTCCATAAACCATTGGATGAATGCAGATTCCTTAA ATTTCACCACTGATCCTTTGCAGTGTGGAGCACAAGTACACAATTACCCTAAAAATGGAATGTTTAATGAAATGTGCTCAGTGCCTACTGGTCAAACTCTCCTCCACCCCAAACAAGAGTTCCAACAATACTCCAGCTCTTGCCTTAAATCCAGAGCGGTAAACTACTCACCCGCCAGCCAGGACTTTGCAAGGAGCAATATGAATGCACTGCTCAATTCTCTAAATTCCG GCAAGTTGAGAGATTATGACTCGGGAGACAGTGGCACGGAAAGCTTCGAGAGCACCGAATCTCTGCTACAGTCTTGGACGAGCCAGTCTTCTCTTGTCGACATGCAACGAGTTCCTTCTTACGATGGCTTTGAGGAAGATGGCAGCCAGGCGTTATGCCTAAATAAGCCACCTATGTCCTTTAAAGATTACATCCAAGACAGATGTGAGCCAGCAGAACTAGGAAAGCCTGTTATTCCGGCATCTATACTTGCTGGATTCACAG GAAGTGGACCAATCCAGCTGTGGCAATTCCTGTTGGAACTTTTAACGGATAAGTCATGTCAGTCGTTTATCAGCTGGACTGGGGACGGATGGGAGTTCAAGCTGACTGACCCAGATGAG GTGGCCCGTCGGTGGggcaaaaggaaaaacaaaccaaaaatgaACTACGAGAAGCTTAGTCGAGGACTAAGGTATTATTACGACAAGAACATTATCCACAAGACGTCGGGGAAGAGATACGTGTACCGATTCGTTTGCGACCTTCACAACCTGTTGGGTTACACACCGGATGAATTGCACGCCATGCTTGGCGTACAGCCCGACACAGACGAATGA